The following proteins come from a genomic window of Eulemur rufifrons isolate Redbay chromosome 24, OSU_ERuf_1, whole genome shotgun sequence:
- the DMAC2 gene encoding distal membrane-arm assembly complex protein 2, with amino-acid sequence MAAPRTPQSLRLVAAIWNGSSRGIHGPGGAATPEGSQKGKTLLQFLSDRFYDVEFMRQYFLQRQMLKVHQKNRSFAHLVENYGPDAAGAYFILKQGGSVKFQNKEWIRPNERSHFSLEFLKFQGVPVEAVDASGCAINYEGLDNLLLLKELQSLSLQHCPHVDDWCLSRLHPLASSLQELSLAGCPHVSERGLACLHHLQNLRRLDISDLPAVSIPGLTQILMEEMLPNCEVLGAGWAQGLKVELEERP; translated from the exons ATGGCGGCGCCCAGGACG ccccagtccctgCGCCTGGTGGCAGCCATATGGAATGGGAGTAGCAGGGGCATCCACGGCCCGGGTGGGGCAGCGACTCCAGAGGGCAGTCAGAAGGGAAAAACACTGCTCCAGTTCCTGTCTGACCGCTTCTATGATGTGGAGTTTATGAGACAGTACTTCCTCCAAAGGCAGATGTTGAAAGTGCACCAGAAAAATCG atcctttgcccaccTCGTGGAGAACTATGGCCCGGATGCCGCAGGTGCCTATTTCATCCTGAAGCAGGGAGGCTCGGTCAA ATTTCAGAACAAGGAATGGATCAGGCCAAATGAGCGCAGCCATTTCAGTCTTGAGTTCTTGAAGTTCCAGGGGGTACCTGTGGAGGCCGTGGACGCCAGCGGCTGTGCCATCAACTACGAGGGCCTGGACAATCTCT tgCTCCTGAAGGAGCTCCAGTCCTTGTCGCTGCAGCACTGCCCCCACGTGGACGACTGGTGTCTCAGCCGCCTTCACCCACTGGCCAGCTCACTGCAGGAGCTCTCGCTGGCCGGTTGCCCCCACGTCTCCGAACGGGGCCTCGcctgcctccaccacctcca GAACCTCCGCAGACTGGACATCTCAGATCTCCCTGCTGTGTCCATCCCAGGCCTCACGCAGATCTTGATGGAGGAGATGCTGCCCAACTGCGAGGTTCTGGGAGCCGGCTGGGCCCAGGGCCTGAAGGTGGAGCTGGAGGAACGGCCTTAG